ACCGCTTCGCGCCCGGTGCGATCGGCGTGCTCGCGGGCAAGGGCAAACATCTGCGGGTTGGCTGTGGAGCCAAAGCTGCTCAGGAATACGCCGACAAACAGCAGAATGAAGTAGTTTCGGTTCCAGGCGAACAGCACGCAGGCGAACACGCCCAGCAGGCAGCAGAACACAATCAGGCTTTTGCGATCGCCTTTACGGTCAGAGCGGCCAGCAAGAAACTGGCTGACGAGGATCCCGATAATGGCGCTGCCGGTAAAGAAGAAGCCAACCATCGCCGGGCGGGCATGAACCTCGTTCGTTAAAAACAGGCTCAGCGTGGGCGTTTGTAATGCCCCCGCGATACCGGTGAGGAAAGCGACAATCAGAAACGCCGTTGACGTCAAATCAAAGGGCTTTGGTGAGGCGGCAGCGGGGGTGTTATGCATGTTTTATAATCAGAGAATGACAAAACCGCGGAGTTTACGCCGCCCGTCATAAAATAAACAGTGGGTGCCGTCAATTTCGCCACAAAAAATCAAAATAGCATTTCATTTTAGTCGTTCAGCTGAAGCTGCTGACGCCGTTTGCTGAACGTCAGCAAAAACGGCTCGCTGCAACAGAAATGTGCGGCATCTCTAAATTCTGTTATACGGAATGTAACTTTTCTTGCAACATTCTCGAGAAAAAGGCAAGAATTCTTGAAACGTTTCAGCGCTATCTTGTTTGAACTGACGGAGCAGGTTAGCGCATTTTTTCTCATTAAGGCTGAAACGATTCAAGTTCAGCAGGAGAGGAGAACCATGTTCCAGTTATCTGTTCAGGATATTCACCCGGGCGAACAGGCCGGGAATAAAGAAGAGGCCATTCGCCAGATTGCCGCCGCGCTCGTACAGGCAGGCAACGTTGCGGAAGGCTACGTTGATGGCATGCTGGCGCGCGAGCAGCAGACGTCTACCTTCCTCGGCAACGGCATTGCCATTCCGCACGGTACAACGGACACCCGCGACCAGGTGCTGAAAACCGGCGTTCAGGTTTATCAGTTCCCGCAGGGCGTCGTCTGGGGCGACGGCCAGGTGGCTTATGTCGCCATCGGTATCGCCGCGAGCAGTGATGAACACCTGGGCTTGCTGCGTCAGCTGACGCACGTGTTAAGCGATGACGCCGTTGCTGAACAGCTGAAAACTGTGACCACCGCCGAAGAGCTGCGCGCCCTGCTGATGGGTGAAAAACAGAGCGAAGCGCTGAAGCTGGACAACGAAACGCTGACCCTGGACGTTGCCACAAGCGATCTGGTGACGCTGCAGGCGCTGAACGCCGGTCGCCTGAAAGAGGCGGGTGCCGCTGATACGGCCTTCGTGACGCGCGTCATTAACGACAAACCGCTGAATCTCGGTCAGGGCATCTGGCTGAACGACAGTGCTGAAGGCAACCTGCGCAGCGCGATTGCCGTTAGCCGCGCGGCCACCGCTTTCGAGGTAGAAGGTGAACGTGCTGCGATGCTCGTCACCGTCGCCATGGCCGATGAACAGCCAGTTTCCGTGCTGAAACGCCTGGGCGATCTGCTCCTGAACAATAAAGCTGAAAAACTGCTGAACGCTGATGCCGCCACTGTGCTGGCGCTGCTGACCAGCGACGACGTGCCGACGGATGACGTGCTGAGCGCTGAGTTTGTGGTACGTAATGAACACGGCCTGCATGCCCGCCCGGGCACCATGCTGGTGAATACGGTGAAACAGTTCGAAAGCGACATCACCGTGACCAACCTCGACGGTTCAGGCAAACCGGCGAATGGCCGCAGCCTGATGAAAGTTGTCGCGCTGGGCGTGAAGAAAGGCCACCGCCTGCGTTTCACCGCGCAGGGTGCGGATGCTGAACAGGCGCTGAAAGCGATTGGCGACGCCATCGCGGCAGGTCTGGGGGAGGGCGCATAATGAGCAGACGTGTTGCTACGATTACCCTCAACCCGGCTTACGATCTGGTGGGCTTCTGCCCGGAAATCGAGCGCGGCGAAGTTAACCTCGTCCGCACAACGGGCCTGCATGCAGCAGGGAAAGGCATTAACGTCGCGAAGGTTCTTAAGGATCTGGGTATCGACGTCACCGTGGGCGGTTTCCTCGGTAAAGACAACCAGGACGGTTTTCAGCAGTTGTTCAGCGAACTGGGCATTGCGAACCGTTTCCAGGTCGTTCAGGGCCGTACCCGCATCAACGTTAAGCTGACGGAAAAAGACGGTGAAGTGACCGATCTGAACTTCTCCGGTTTCGAGGTTACGCCATCGGACTGGGAGCGTTTCGTTAACGATTCGCTGACCTGGCTCGGTCAGTTTGACATGGTTTGCGTCAGCGGCAGCCTGCCGTCAGGCGTCAGCCCGGAAGCCTTCACCGACTGGATGACGCGCCTGCGCAGCCAGTGTCCGTGCATTATCTTCGACAGCAGCCGTGACGCCCTGGTAGCCGGCCTCAAGGCCTCGCCATGGCTGGTGAAACCTAACCGCCGCGAGCTGGAGATCTGGGCAGGCCGCAAGCTGCCAGAATTAAAAGATGTGATTGAAGCTGCCCATGCCCTGCGCGAGCAAGGTATTGCGCACGTGGTGATCTCTCTCGGTGCGGAAGGCGCACTGTGGGTGAACGCCTCGGGCGAATGGATCGCCAAACCACCGTCGGTTGAGGTAGTCAGCACCGTCGGCGCAGGGGATTCGATGGTTGGCGGCCTGATTTACGGCCTGCTGATGCGTGAATCCAGCGAGCATACGTTACGTCTTGCCACCGCCGTTGCCGCCCTGGCCGTCAGCCAGAGCAACGTCGGCATTACCGATCGTACCCAGTTGGCCG
This region of Enterobacter cancerogenus genomic DNA includes:
- the fruB gene encoding fused PTS fructose transporter subunit IIA/HPr protein → MFQLSVQDIHPGEQAGNKEEAIRQIAAALVQAGNVAEGYVDGMLAREQQTSTFLGNGIAIPHGTTDTRDQVLKTGVQVYQFPQGVVWGDGQVAYVAIGIAASSDEHLGLLRQLTHVLSDDAVAEQLKTVTTAEELRALLMGEKQSEALKLDNETLTLDVATSDLVTLQALNAGRLKEAGAADTAFVTRVINDKPLNLGQGIWLNDSAEGNLRSAIAVSRAATAFEVEGERAAMLVTVAMADEQPVSVLKRLGDLLLNNKAEKLLNADAATVLALLTSDDVPTDDVLSAEFVVRNEHGLHARPGTMLVNTVKQFESDITVTNLDGSGKPANGRSLMKVVALGVKKGHRLRFTAQGADAEQALKAIGDAIAAGLGEGA
- the fruK gene encoding 1-phosphofructokinase, whose product is MSRRVATITLNPAYDLVGFCPEIERGEVNLVRTTGLHAAGKGINVAKVLKDLGIDVTVGGFLGKDNQDGFQQLFSELGIANRFQVVQGRTRINVKLTEKDGEVTDLNFSGFEVTPSDWERFVNDSLTWLGQFDMVCVSGSLPSGVSPEAFTDWMTRLRSQCPCIIFDSSRDALVAGLKASPWLVKPNRRELEIWAGRKLPELKDVIEAAHALREQGIAHVVISLGAEGALWVNASGEWIAKPPSVEVVSTVGAGDSMVGGLIYGLLMRESSEHTLRLATAVAALAVSQSNVGITDRTQLAAMMARVDLKPFN